A genomic window from Leptolyngbya sp. BL0902 includes:
- the sat gene encoding sulfate adenylyltransferase: MTMHKDGIAPHGGTLINRLVSPEKEAHFLDQADHLPRVTLDERAFSDLVMIAIGGFSPLDGFMKKADYDPVVTDMRLANGLPWAVPVTLSVSEAVADPLKEGSLVRLDDPTGRFVGVLELEEKYTYDKAREAINVYRTDEDKHPGVKVVYEQGAVNLAGPIWLMQRDPHPLFPKYQIDPAVSRAMFREKGWKTVVGFQTRNPIHRAHEYIQKCALETVDGLFLHPLVGATKSDDIPADVRMRCYEIMVEHYFPQDRVILAINPSAMRYAGPREAIFHALIRKNYGCTHFIVGRDHAGVGDYYGTYDAQYIFDEFDPAELGIVPMKFEHAFYCTRTGGMATSKTSPSTKEERIHLSGTKVREMLRRGELPPPEFSRPEVAAELARAMRVPEAVG, encoded by the coding sequence ATGACGATGCATAAGGATGGTATTGCCCCCCACGGTGGCACGCTCATCAATCGCCTAGTTTCCCCCGAAAAGGAAGCCCATTTTTTGGATCAGGCCGATCATTTGCCCCGTGTGACCTTGGATGAACGGGCCTTTTCCGACCTGGTGATGATTGCCATTGGCGGCTTCAGCCCCCTAGACGGCTTTATGAAAAAGGCCGACTACGATCCCGTCGTGACGGATATGCGGTTGGCCAATGGCTTGCCCTGGGCGGTGCCTGTCACCCTGTCTGTGAGCGAAGCGGTGGCGGATCCCCTGAAGGAAGGCTCCCTGGTGCGACTGGATGACCCCACCGGGCGCTTTGTGGGCGTGCTGGAACTGGAAGAAAAATACACCTACGACAAAGCCCGCGAGGCCATCAACGTCTACCGCACCGACGAAGACAAGCATCCCGGCGTGAAGGTGGTCTATGAGCAGGGCGCGGTGAACCTGGCTGGCCCGATCTGGCTAATGCAGCGGGATCCCCATCCCCTGTTCCCCAAGTACCAAATTGACCCCGCTGTCTCCCGCGCGATGTTCCGGGAAAAGGGCTGGAAAACCGTGGTGGGCTTCCAAACTCGCAACCCCATCCACCGCGCCCACGAGTACATTCAAAAGTGCGCCCTAGAGACCGTGGACGGGCTGTTCTTGCATCCCCTGGTCGGGGCCACCAAGTCCGACGACATCCCCGCCGATGTGCGGATGCGCTGCTACGAAATTATGGTGGAGCATTATTTCCCGCAGGATCGGGTGATTCTGGCCATTAACCCCTCTGCCATGCGCTATGCAGGGCCACGGGAAGCCATTTTCCACGCCCTAATTCGCAAAAACTACGGCTGCACCCACTTCATCGTCGGGCGCGACCATGCCGGGGTGGGCGACTACTACGGCACCTACGACGCTCAGTACATCTTCGACGAGTTTGACCCCGCCGAACTGGGCATCGTGCCGATGAAGTTTGAGCACGCCTTCTACTGCACCCGCACGGGGGGCATGGCCACCTCCAAAACCAGCCCCAGCACCAAGGAGGAGCGCATCCACCTGTCGGGCACCAAGGTACGCGAGATGCTGCGCCGGGGAGAACTGCCCCCGCCGGAATTCTCCCGGCCCGAAGTGGCGGCGGAACTGGCCCGCGCCATGCGAGTCCCCGAAGCAGTCGGCTAA